AGAATGGCCAGCATTAGCACCGCCTCCATCCGCAAGGTGGAGCTGAGCTGGTGCATGGTTTGGTCGGTGGGAGGCTGTTGGAGGATACGCCGGTTTGTCGCTCCAAGAGCGAGTGCTGCCAGAACGAACAACAGCTTGATGCCGAGCAATAACGCCCATCGCGTATGCAGGGCGCCCTGGATGTCGGCGTCGACTCCGAGCCAGGTGTTCCAGATGCCGCTCACGACAATGAACACGATCGCTGTCGCCGACTGCAGGGAGAGCCGCTCGCCGTTTGCATGTTGCAGCTGCGTCTCTCGAAGCGAAGGAAGAAGCCTGGCCGACACCATGACGCCGCCCGCCCACACACCTGTTGCGGCCAAATGAACCCACTGTGCCAGTTCGCGCAGGGAGTAATTTCCGTCAGACGCAGCGTGACCGGATGCTGATCGGAACAGGGAGAGCGCAAAGAGAGATGCTGCGATCAGCGTAAACCGTAACCGTCGAGGTGAGGGAATCAGTGCGGCCGCCGCAGTCGCTACTGCAGCAATGGCCTGTGGCAGTAGAATCCATCCGGCGTGGGTCGAGAGCACATCGCGGAACTGGGGCGTGAGTTCGGCGAAGCTGGCAGCCCCCGTCATACCGGCCGTTAATACAACCAGCTGTACCGGTTGTACGGCTGCCATCAGCAAGGCAGCCAGTCCGATTAACAGAAAGAGCTTCCTGTCATACACGGCAGGAAGCGTCTTCCAGGTAAATGCGGCGAGGGCCCCCAGACTAAGGCTGAAGGCCACATCGGCTATTCCGTTTGCCAGAACATGCAGCGCCAGCAGCTGTCCTTCAGAAAGCACGTCTACTTCACCGTGAACTTGTACTCACCTTGCATTTTATGTCCATCGGGAGCAACGGAAACCCAATGCACCAGGTAATCGCCAGGTGTCAGCTTGGGCACCTCAAGCGTGAGTGTCTTGGGATCTCCCGCAACGCCCGCCGACTTCTCTGTACCGACCGTCGCGCCCTTCTCGTCCGTCAGCGCTAGCGAGCTGAACTTTGCTTCGACAGGCTCCGAGAAAGTAACAACGACCTTCGCAGGAGCGGGACCCGCGGAGTCGGCTGCGGGCAGCATCACTTTAGGATGGGCATGGGCCATGGCCACTGGGACGCAGGCTGTTACCGTCATTGCGAGACCAAGAACACATGTTTTCAGATTCACGACTGATATCTCTCCCTTTTAGAGCATTTTCTCTGTTGCTGTGTATCCCGAAAATGGCGTACAGCGGCGTTTTTATTGCGGAAAACCCCATAGATGCGGAGTCCCTACACTAGACCTACAGGGACAACGCTCTAGCTGGCAAGCATAGTGAATTCGGCGATGTAGAGCTGGTTGCCCGCGCCGCGGAACTGCAGCCAGAGCTTATAGGTTCCGGCTTCCTTAATGGCGACGTGCAGCATAAGCTCTCCCGGAGATGAGGCGGAATCTGGCATCTCCGGTGTTGGTTTAGACATATCCATGTCGCCGTCCATCGCCATTGGATGAACATGAACGTAACTCAGATCCCTGTCACTCAGAAAGACCGCATGTGCCGGAACTCCGAGGTACGGATGAAGGTCCTTCGCCGGCTTACCGTCTTTCAGGATCTCGACGTCGATCATCTCCATCCGCCCGGCATGCAGCCGGACTGTGGAAAGGTCTACCTCGTACGGACCAACCTGGACTCCCATGCCCGTCGACGGAAGCTTGCGAGAGGCGGACGCAGTCTGGCCGATGGGCAGTTCAAACCGGAAGACCTGGTGATTCAGCTTATTGGGCTCTCCATCGGCGTACACGTGATAAAGCGCGGCACGCGGAAACTTCTGCGTGATCAGAAAGTGGCCGGTAGGTGAGAGCTGCGGATGAATGTGCAGAAAGGTCTTGAAGTCGTCGCTGACAAGAACGACATGAAGCTTCTGCGTCATCTCCACCTGATATTGCTTGATCGGCATCTGCGACTTCGGTGGTGTCATCCAGAAGTCGAGCTTCTGCTCAAGTGGGCTGCCTGCGGAGGTCGCTTTCAGATATCCGTCCGTCTGTGCGACTTCGCCCTGCAGGGCTGAAACGCCCTTCAGCGTCTCCGCTCGCGACGGAGCGGAACAGACTGCCAGACTAAGAAGAAATGCGACAACAGTGACTCTCATACAAACCCCGGAAAGGATGAATGGATCGGCGCTGCAATGTAAATCTGTTGCCCGGGCTGGGCGTTGTGAGCGAGGTACACGGCAGAACTTACCGTGATTTTGCTGTGACTATAGCGCAGAAACCATCTGCTTACAAATTGGCACCGCAACTCATCGAGTGATTGAAAAACCTACTCTCTTGATAGAAGAACTTTCCTTGACACGATTTCTCCTCTGACCATAGGCTTGCTTCATCAAGAGACAGCTCTGCTACTGCTATTTTTCCATGCCATCTTCCTTTCTCGCATGGCAGGCACAGGTGTAATTCGCCCGGGTTTTCAAGAAGAATTCCAGGCTTAGATAGCCGGATCAACCCTTTAGAAGTCCGTAGTTCCGTCGTACACGCTCCAGAACGATAACGATTTTCACTTGCGTCGCTGCGAGGCAGGCGCACTTCTATTTGCATTCAGGGAGTTTTCGAAGATCATGCGATCCAGGTTGATGGCTGTGTGTTTGATCGGTCTGCTGGTAGGACCGATAGCGTGCAACAAGAAAGAAACCAAGACGTCGTCGGCGACCGGCAAGCCAAAACTAGGAATCAATCCGAATGGCACTGGTAACGCTGGGCCCGATGAGAGCAAAGCGCCGCCCGAGTTGAAGAAGGTATTCGATTACATCGACGCTCATATCGACGAGCATGTCGAGAACCTGCAGAAATGGATTCAGCAGCCTTCCATCTCGAATTCCGGCGAAGGTATTCCGGAATCGGCTGAGATGGTGAAGGGCTTCTTCGATAAGCTCGGCTGCCAGACCACCCGCGTGATCGATGTAGGCATTACCGAGTACGGCTCTCCGGGAAACCCGGTCGTGTATGCCAAGTGCGACGAGGGCGCGCCGAAGACGGTTGCGATCTATTGGCAGTACGACACCATGCCGGTCACACAGCCCGACCTATGGGTTGCACCTCCGTTTGAAGGCCGCATTATTCCTGGGAAGGATGCCGGTCTGCCGAATATTCCGCGTGTCATGATCGGCCGCGGAGCCACCAACTCAAAGGGGCCTGAGATGGCTCAGCTGAACGCTCTGATGGCGTACAAGCAGGTCAACGGCAAGCTGCCCGTGAACCTGATCTTTATCGCCGAGGGTGATGAAGAGCGCATGGATATCGGTCTGCGCAAGTTCTTCCAGGATCACTCCGATCTGCTGAAGGAAGCGGATGCACTGTATGCCGGCGGCCCCTCCGAGGGCTGCGTCTATGTGGAGCTCAC
This genomic window from Terriglobus albidus contains:
- a CDS encoding CopD family protein; translation: MLSEGQLLALHVLANGIADVAFSLSLGALAAFTWKTLPAVYDRKLFLLIGLAALLMAAVQPVQLVVLTAGMTGAASFAELTPQFRDVLSTHAGWILLPQAIAAVATAAAALIPSPRRLRFTLIAASLFALSLFRSASGHAASDGNYSLRELAQWVHLAATGVWAGGVMVSARLLPSLRETQLQHANGERLSLQSATAIVFIVVSGIWNTWLGVDADIQGALHTRWALLLGIKLLFVLAALALGATNRRILQQPPTDQTMHQLSSTLRMEAVLMLAILLLSAWLGSVAPAA
- a CDS encoding copper resistance protein CopC, which translates into the protein MNLKTCVLGLAMTVTACVPVAMAHAHPKVMLPAADSAGPAPAKVVVTFSEPVEAKFSSLALTDEKGATVGTEKSAGVAGDPKTLTLEVPKLTPGDYLVHWVSVAPDGHKMQGEYKFTVK